A window from Centropristis striata isolate RG_2023a ecotype Rhode Island chromosome 2, C.striata_1.0, whole genome shotgun sequence encodes these proteins:
- the LOC131987736 gene encoding keratinocyte-associated protein 3: MCMFDKDKGPRRLMKKGLTLILVGHINFILGAIVHGNVLRHISKPSQHISTEYTVANIISVTSGLLSIASGIIAIVVSRNLHALKLQIGLIITSFLNALLSAACCTGLLLAISLTVANNGEGLMLGCNDTVPINARSPVSARCPFDTTRIYDTTLAIWVPCAIMAAVEAGLSVWCFIVGLALRGLAPCGNSYIKEQLEEAAEDAPHSRRLIRPRLNPDA; encoded by the exons ATGTGCATGTTTG ATAAAGACAAAGGGCCAAGGAGGCTGATGAAAAAGGGGTTAACTTTGATCCTGGTCGGCCATATTAACTTCATTCTTGGAGCTATTGTCCATGGCAATGTCCTCCGCCACATTTCCAAACCCAGCCAGCATATCTCCACTGAATACACTGTAGCCAACATCATCTCTGTCACCTCTGGCCTGCTG AGCATTGCCAGTGGGATTATTGCAATTGTGGTGTCAAGGAACCTTCATGCGTTAAAACTG CAAATAGGACTTATAATTACATCATTCCTGAACGCCTTGCTCTCAGCAGCATGCTGCACTGGGCTCCTCTTGGCCATTAGTCTCACTGTTGCCAACAATGGTGAGGGTTTAATGCTGGGATGCAATGACACAGTGCCCATCAACGCTCGGTCACCTGTCAGTGCCAGATGCCCGTTTGACACAACACGAATCTAT gACACCACTTTGGCGATTTGGGTCCCTTGTGCCATCATGGCAGCCGTTGAGGCTGGACTGTCTGTTTGGTGCTTCATCGTTGGATTGGCTCTCAGAGGTCTGGCACCCTGTGGGAACAGCTACATCAaagagcag TTGGAAGAAGCAGCTGAGGACGCTCCCCACAGCCGACGCCTGATTCGACCACGCTTGAACCCTGATGCCTAA
- the kctd3 gene encoding BTB/POZ domain-containing protein KCTD3, with the protein MATNGNNITPGMGEIIQLNVGGTRFSTSRQTLMWIPDSFFSSLLSGRISTLRDETGAIFIDRDPTAFAPILNFLRTKELDLRGVNISILRHEAEFYGITPLVRRLLLCEELDRSSCGSVLFHGYLPPPAIPARKSSPALAASGPSSDERPGPSGAEGFTRVGPPPHPSLSGTPGTDDNHKLGPVVDPRKVLIIAGHHNWIVAAYAHYVICYRIKESSGWQQVFSSPYLDWTIERIALNAKVVGGPHGDKDKMVAAASESSIILWSIQDGGSGNEIGVFSLGVPVDDLFFIGNQLVATSHTGKVGVWNAVTQHWQVQDVVPITSCDTAGSFLLLGCNNGSIYYIDMQKFPLRMKDNDLLVTELYHDPSNDAITALSVYLTPKTSVSGNWIEIAYGTSSGAVRVIVQHPETVGSGPQLFQTFTVHRSPVTKIMLSEKHLVSVCADNNHVRTWTVTRFRGMISTQPGSTPLASFKILSLEETESHGSYGSGNDIGPFGERDDQQVFIQKVIPITNKLFVRLSSTGKRICEVQSVDGTTISSFMVRECEGSSRMGSRPRRYLFTGHGNGSIQMWDLTTAMDTANKGEERKREDVGGPTEEELLQLLDQCDLSTSRCATPNISPAPSVLHHTRLRESCSSLQLQAQEPIPESQATYGAVRPYRESPLLARARRTESFHSYRDFQNFSLSRGVLDSTGQTSTLGPGQTLDVRRSLCDFGPEDSERRATAMEFWACRTASSSSNTVIGAVATAGVSGVKTEGSQESPRQPPDSPIPGGDVRRKVLPQPEEGDGVGSGGEGVKVEGGVRKRGVLEGGFLGRKRAPPVPHLSSVPSGSEGGGSDSSSNASPSPTKLSSSTSPRHRKLAPELSNQDSSL; encoded by the exons ATGGCTACAAATGGTAACAACATAACGCCTGGGATGGGAGAGATCATCCAGTTAAACGTCGGTGGGACAAG GTTCAGCACCTCCAGACAGACTCTGATGTGGATCCCAGACTCTTTCTTCTCAAG tttgcTGAGTGGAAGGATATCAACTCTTCGAGATGAAACTGGAGCT ATATTTATTGACAGAGACCCAACAGCTTTTGCACCAATTTTGAATTTTCTCAGAACCAAAGAATTGGACCTGCG AGGTGTCAACATCAGCATCCTGCGGCATGAAGCAGAGTTCTATGGGATAACTCCTCTAG TACGGcgcctgctgctgtgtgaggAACTGGACCGATCATCATGTGGTAGCGTTCTCTTCCATGGTTACCTGCCTCCCCCAG CCATCCCTGCCCGCAAGTCCAGCCCTGCTTTAGCAGCCTCAGGCCCCTCCTCTGATGAACGGCCGGGTCCAAGTGGAGCAGAGGGCTTCACCCGTGTTGGTCCCCCTCCTCACCCATCCCTCTCTGGCACACCTGGAACAGATGACAACCACAAACTGG gTCCTGTGGTTGACCCCAGGAAGGTGCTGATTATAGCGGGACACCACAACTGGATTGTAGCAGCTTATGCACACTATGTCATCTGCTACAG GATAAAGGAATCTTCTGGATGGCAGCAGGTGTTTTCGTCGCCCTACCTTGACTGGACCATTGAACGCATCGCCCTTAACGCCAAGGTGGTGGGTGGCCCGCATGGAGACAAGGACAAGATGGTGGCTGCCGCCTCtgaaagcagcatcatcctctGGAGCATCCAAGATGGAGGCAGTGGAAATGAGATAG GTGTATTCAGCCTCGGTGTACCTGTGGATGATCTCTTCTTCATTGGAAACCAGCTGGTGGCTACTAGCCATACAGGGAAGGTTGGGGTGTGGAATGCTGTCACACAGCATTGGCAG GTTCAAGATGTGGTTCCTATTACCAGTTGTGACACAGCGGGATCTTTCCTACTACTGGGCTGCAACAATGGTTCCATCTACTACATAg ACATGCAGAAGTTTCCACTGAGGATGAAGGATAATGATCTCCTAGTGACAGAGCTTTATCACGACCCGTCAAATGATGCCATCACTGCCCTGTCTGTCTACCTCACACCTAAAACCA gTGTGAGTGGGAATTGGATAGAGATAGCCTATGGGACCAGCAGCGGTGCAGTGAGAGTGATCGTACAACACCCGGAGACGGTGGGATCGGGCCCCCAGCTCTTTCAGACATTCACTGTGCACAGGAGCCCCGTGACAAAGATTATGCTGTCTGAGAAACATCTGGTATCGG TATGTGCGGACAACAACCATGTTCGGACGTGGACGGTGACCCGGTTCAGAGGGATGATCTCCACCCAGCCAGGATCCACCCCTCTGGCTTCCTTCAAAATACTGTCCCTAGAGGAGACGGAGAGCCATGGGAGCTACGGCTCTGGGAATGATATTG GTCCGTTTGGAGAAAGAGACGACCAGCAGGTGTTCATACAGAAGGTGATCCCCATCACCAACAAACTCTTTGTGAGGCTCTCATCTACTGGAAAGAG gatcTGTGAAGTGCAGTCAGTGGATGGGACCACCATCTCTAGCTTCATGGTGCGGGAGTGCGAGGGTTCGAGCCGCATGGGGTCCCGACCTCGGCGCTACCTGTTCACTGGTCATGGCAATGGCAGCATCCAAATGTGGGACCTTACCACTGCCATGGACACTGCTAacaaaggagaagagaggaagagagaag ATGTAGGTGGTCCTacagaggaggagctgctgcagctgttggacCAGTGCGACCTGAGCACCTCCCGCTGTGCTACACCAAATattagccccgccccctctgTGCTGCACCACACACGCCTCAGAGAATCATGCTCAAG TCTGCAGTTACAGGCCCAGGAGCCCATTCCTGAGAGCCAGGCTACTTATGGAGCTGTGCGACCCTACAGAGAGAGCCCCCTGCTGGCCCGCGCTCGACGAACTGAGTCCTTCCACAGCTACAG AGACTTCCAGAACTTCAGCCTGAGTCGAGGTGTCCTGGACAGCACAGGCCAGACATCCACACTGGGCCCAGGCCAGACCCTTGATGTCCGCCGTTCGCTCTGTGACTTCGGGCCTGAGGACAGTGAGAGGAGAGCCACTGCGATGGAGTTCTGGGCTTGCCGAACAGCCAGTTCAAGCTCGAACACAGTTATTGGTGCTGTGGCGACCGCTGGTGTTTCCGGGGTGAAGACAGAAGGCAGTCAAGAGTCTCCACGACAACCTCCTGACAGCCCGATTCCCGGAGGCGACGTTAGGCGGAAGGTGCTCCCACAGCCAGAGGAGGGAGATGGTGTGGGGTCAGGGGGCGAGGGAGTGAAGGTGGAGGGAGGTGTGAGGAAGAGAGGAGTACTAGAAGGAGGCTTCCTGGGGAGAAAGAGGGCTCCTCCTGTCCCCCACCTCTCATCCGTTCCATCTGGATCTGAAGGTGGTGGCAGCGACTCATCTTCCAACGCCTCCCCCTCCCCAACCAAActgtcctcctccacctcaCCGCGACACAGGAAGCTGGCCCCTGAGCTGTCCAATCAGGACAGCAGCCTGTAA